Within Ischnura elegans chromosome 6, ioIscEleg1.1, whole genome shotgun sequence, the genomic segment GAATTCGTTATATTATAACTAGTTATCTGAGGAATCGGCTCGAAAAAATTGAGTTGTTTACGAGTCACATATTGGACTTGGAGTCGAAGAGGCCTGTAGACGAACGCTATCTGTCACCAGCAGAATATAAATTCGCTCGGGATCATCAGTCTCATTTAGAAGGTCATTTTGAAACATTAGTGCTGAGGCATATGCCGTACAATTTTCAGTCTCTGGACCGAAATACAATGTGTGTTACTCCAAATTTACTGTCGCAAGTGTTTCTTAGAGTTAATAAGGCCGTAAATGGTGTGGTGGTAGATGCTGGTGGTGATGCTGTGGATGAAGAAATAGATTTGGATGAAAATACTCAACATATCATGCAGTACAAGTCGATTGCAGACCTTGTGAAATCTGGGCATGTGCAGCTTATCTAAAGGTATTGGCTAAAGTTTACCTGAGTTAGTTGAGCGTTTATTTAGTTCTTAACcactatgaatattttaactGTTGCTGGTATGATATGAATGTGTCCGTGGAATGAACCTTAATCATTGTAATCCATTCTTGTGGTACATGTTCTTGAATTTGAAGTATACATTGGtgcaccaatatattttttatgttcactGACATTAATTGCGTTTTTACTATTGTCTCAACTCATCTAATATTTTACTTCACCTTCTATCTATCATGATCACGTTGCGTGGGGCGATTCCAACTATCAATCGACATTTCTGAATCTTCAAAGGAAGTCATCGTCGAGTTCCTGGTGATATCTTTCTCTGTTTTCCGGGAGAATCTGCTTATCTGAATGGAAGTCCTCAGAGGAACGGTGGTACATAAATCAATGCTTATGCATGTTGGGATATACTCGCCTTTATAAGGCTAACAGTGTTGCCATGATATATGTAATATTCTTGGTTATTCAGAATATTCGTTGATCCACGTATAACCCattattgctcatttttttctctcaaaatatttctttcaaatgacGTCTTATTGAGGAACGTTTAAaccttattcaatatttaatcCTTATTCAATATATACAGTTCTTGAAAATTGACGTTTGCA encodes:
- the LOC124160440 gene encoding DNA replication complex GINS protein SLD5, with product MEVDISLEDSDSEETVTAQSVLEKLEEAWLNEKFSPEILPHRTELVDCMLEQINQMEENLDKLKKNDFRVVVHRMELDRIRYIITSYLRNRLEKIELFTSHILDLESKRPVDERYLSPAEYKFARDHQSHLEGHFETLVLRHMPYNFQSLDRNTMCVTPNLLSQVFLRVNKAVNGVVVDAGGDAVDEEIDLDENTQHIMQYKSIADLVKSGHVQLI